GGTGACTGCATACGCGCAGCACCAGTGGCGCATAGCATCACTCGATTCTAGCAGTCCAGAAGCGCAGGCTTGCCAGTTGAAAGGTCAGGCCAATCGCGAAAGCCGGTTCTCCCCTCTCCTGATAAGAATAAAAACTCGCGTAGTAAGTGCTCTTGGCTTGAGCGTGGTCCACAGAGTTCTTCGGCACACCTGCACTTGATTCGCTACCCTGGCGGCAGTTCCCCTGTTGTGAATACAGTTTTCGCATGTTGTGGCAGGGTGGGCGGCCAGGTGCATGGAGATACGGAGGCTGCCCTGcgactcgaaatgtagtaAGCGGATGGCTCATTAGTTGGGTGAAATGGCTGAATAAACCTTTTAATTGAGGACTATCGAATGGACACAAGTGCTTCAGCGCTGGTCTACTTGTGGTCGGTGACGAAGTACGCAGTTAAGCACACATTCCTTAGTACCTGGAACATGTGTTTTTTGgtgaaggtctttgtttaccggatccaaggTGTGAGAACAGGAATCCATATCTTGCCTAGAACATATCCGATGTGAAATAATCTTGTGAAGCCGAATAAGTTTCATCGCTGTTGATAATTCATTGACCTGctgataacataaatacgAACAAACCACGagttttggatgggattacttttcACACCGCATATTATGCTAAAAGGCACCTTTCAGGTACAATATGAAGCGGAATTGCCAATGGGTACCATCAGTTGAGTCCTTTGGTATGACTgtaagtacgcagtgagcaCACTGGATAACAAGAACCTGACAGGCGTTAATTGTTCACATGAAAGGCAAAGACACTAGTTTAGTGGAATAAAATACAGGTTTGAACTGCGGTTTCGCTTCATTGCCCAAGGCAGAACAGCTGgttggatacccagggagTTCTGCTCCCATttcaccaggcatgcaagaCAAGTCGGGTAACAgctgaagctagactccagGCTCCCTTTTACACATACTACAGTAACATTCCTAAGTTTTTATAAATTGTCATTCTCTGGGGAACATATACTACGAGTTCGACATCACGTTTAGATCCTGTAGGTCTTTCGTTACCGGATGCAAGTTCGCTTGTGCCTTTCATGACCACCTTGTACGCGCATTACCTATAGTGGTATCTTCGTGTACCTAGCCAGCGCCATCCGGATCTTTGGGAGAAACCTCACCATCTAAGtgattgatatgtgctacatTCACACAATCGGTACCAGCTCCTCCACGTCGGCTCACTACTCCCGTGTTATTTCGAGAaattcagttaggaacgctagtgtaacattaaaacgattaTGTGCATTGCTCTCTATACTATTTCGTGGAGGCTTTAGCGTCCTGCTGCCATGTTGTAGGGCCGCCTGCGTGCGTGTGAAGTGGTAATTACCATAGCTACCCTATTACCCGGTCGCTACAACTGCTGATGCCTCAACCAGAACACCCTCCTGAACGGGCATTATTCTCCGAGTTCTTGGAGCGCCTGGGGAGCGAGATCAAGGACAAAACCACACCAGCTATAGCTGCGTGTGGAAGCTTTTCAGCAGAAGCCTTGTATTCAAACTGAAGATATACCGTGACGAGTGCGCACAGGAGTGTCCAAAAAGGGTCCCTCCACCACACGAAATCCTGGCCGTGAGCAGCCAAGCAAATGCAAACAGACAGCTGGGTAGAGAAAAAATAAAGTCATCCAGTAGACAGCATCCGAGCTCCCTTCTTGAGAGACGGCACTGAATCCGTAACAGTCCAGAGATACGCTCTGCATGCGGGGAACTCCCGAAGGGGCGGGCCTTAAACGTTTTGTGCCTCACGCTCCAGCCTTGGGACGTCTCGTGTCTCCCCGTGTTCGACTTTATGCAGGCCAAAGATCATACACCAGTGGACTTAAGAACTGAAACCTCATGCAGGACGACTAATTTAGTGTATTGGAATACTCAGTAGACGAAGGGTTCTATGCGTTGTGGCGCAACTCTGCGCGCCAAGCtagaggcgcgcggggtcTAGCCCCCCAGGTCACACTGTCGGGGAATCCTGGGAGGCTACCCCATAGCACCGCGTCTTTTTGTCCTTGGGATGTTGTCTAAATCGTTTGTTCGCTGCAAAGAGGAACTTCCAGAAGCACTGGCTTCAGTTGTAACCTCCGTGTCTTCCCAGTCATTTCCGTTCGGCTGTGAGCTGCGGTCCTGCGTCTCGAGACTGCCGCGAGAGCTTACGAGCACCGTATACTCAAAGCCGCAAGATACGTGAGCACACTCATCTACCGGCCGCTCCAACTACGTTTTTTACACGTACTTGGCTTGAGACCCATTTCTTTATTAGCGGCCCTTTGTATTTACGTTCTGCCGCGGATCCTTGTCAGTGCGCAGAGCTGCAAGGCCGAATTCCACCCGGCACGGACGCGAGCACATTCAAGGTCCACGAAATCGCTCGGTCGGCAGCGGGAACCCGAATTGTCGCGTGTGCCCGCCCTGTCTGGGCGAGTGACTGCTTTTCGGTCTGCTTCTCTGTTTCATGGACGGCACCCTCAAAGGCAGATTTCATGATGGCTGATGACCTCGCATCATCAGCACCCAACGACCGACGGtactctctctgcgctgacAGAGACTGTGGCCGGGAGTCGTTTTCCACGTccccgaggcggagacatGCAAAGGCTCAAGGATCACACTGCGAGGGGGCAGAGGGAAAGAGACGCTGTGAAGAGCAAAAGGAAGAAGGGAGTCCGTCGCTGTGCCCGGCTCCTGCGACTGCAGCGAAATCTGGCTGTCTAGTGGTCGTGAAAATCGGCACCAGCACTCTGCTGACTGTTGCAAAAGGACGCATGTGCATGAATCTCTCCAACCTCGGGAGGTTCGTTGACACGGTAAGCCACGGgcaagaggcgaaggcgcgagctGAAGTTACTACAGTGGAATGACCCAGAGAATAACAGCGGAAGCCGGCGGCACAgcgcgacagaaaaagaCAGCGATCGAGGCAAGAAGGCTCAGGTGAAGGGCATGTGTACTCGTTTACCACGTGTGAGGGAGGAAACAACACGCATGGAAGATCACCGTTTGTCATTGGTGTGCCATGCTGTGCCGTTAGGCTTCCGTTGTCTCGGCTCCTCTGTGCACGTTTATGTATCTCTCAAATTCACTTTTCCTCCACATCTCCTCGCTGTGGTCTCGATAGCCTTTCCAGCTCGCCTGCTCAGCACTTTTGCTGTCCCCTTTCTGCTCCTCCGGCGTCACCTACTATGCAGTCCCGATTCGCTCGTTTTGCGGACTGTTAGCCGCAGGATGGAGGGGTGTCCGTGTGCAGACTGCTTTGCCTCAATCGAATTCTAATAAAAATACGCGACTTTGTTGGCTGACCGGGGGTGTTGAAGAGGGGAGTCGCGATGCAGTGTTGTTTACGGCTGTCGCAGTCTAGACGTCCTGCCGTCATATTTAGGGGCTCAAGCGCACGTGTATGTTAACTCCGGCATGCGGGATGCTTACGACTCTACGGAacgcgttcgccgcgcgtgcTCCCTGTAGATCTGCGAACTCCGAGCGCGAGGTCACACGGTGATTATCGTCTCGAGCGGGGCtgtcggcgccggctgcgtcACACTGAGACTCAGAGAGAGGCCTGAGCATCTGAACATGAAGCAAGCTCTGGCGGCCGTCGGGCAGTGCCGGCTGATGCGGCTCTACGAAGACTTGTTCAGGTTAAGAGAGTTTGCAGAGTGACGCTAGAGAAGAAAGACCCCCCCATGTCCGGACAGCCTGGCGCACGAGCGACCAATGCGTCGATATTTTGGGTTGGCTGATGTTGGAAAAACGGACGAAGGGAAATCTGGCTGGCCTATCATTGCGGTCATGCATCCAAAGGAGCGTGGCGCTGGGGTTCCAGTGGACACAGTGAAgagtggggggggggggggggggggcaggggggagACAGCTGCCAGCAGTCTGAGCTGGTAAACCACTCGTGGCAGCACACTCGGAAGTAGAGCAGACACATCACTACAAGCAATATGTGTGCGGCTGCAGTCGTTGCCTTGTCCTCTCCCTGCAGCATCCGTGAGGAGAAGGTGGCTCAGATGCTGGTCTCGCGGCACGACTTGCTCCAACAGAAGTCCTATCAAAACTTCCGCTCCGCCCTCAAAgctctgctggcgctcgATGTAAGTCTCTCCTACCACACGCGCTTGTCGTCTACAATACAGAGAGAGTTGGGGGGAAGACGATGAGAGTGAGACAAGGACTACCCCCAGAGATATTTGCTCGACTTCCTATCTATCGGTCGGTCCATATctatccatatatatgtatatatatatatatatatatatattaacCTACACTTGAGCGAGTGGGGGGTCACGGCAGGCCTGTAGGTCTTCTGTGTCATTTTCGCGGGGCTGCTGgttcctgcgcggcgccttttTCTTCGGGATACTCTGTTGGATAGGCAGCGTGTggctgcgggcgaggcgtctgTCGTGGACTGCAGGCCATTCCGATCATCAACGAGAATGACACTCTCGCGACCGAGCAACTGCGCTTCGGAGATAACGATACACTCTCCGCGCACATCGCTGTGGCGGTCGACGCCCACTGGCTGTTCATCCTAACTGACGTCGACTGTCTGTTTGACCGAAATCCTCACAAACACGCAGGTACAAGCAACGACAAACGGAGAGGACTATCTCGTCATTTTatctcgcgcacgcgctggcATCTTGCGCTGAGTCTCCCATCACACGTTGTCTTGGCGTGAATAGTGGAACTTCTTTTTGCTGTGGCTCTACGTACTTTGTGTGACTTTTGGCGCGGGTTTACTCACCATTCTGCCTGTGTTTCTTCTCACAAAGCCCTGCAATCCGCCTGTCCGGTTTAGGCGGGTTTGAGCTGCATTATTGAGTTCGCAAGCGACTTGCACGCACCACGAAAATCGGGAGAATGTGTGGGAAAGTCGATCAGATTGTAGTGACCCCGTCGCTTCAATTCTTGCAACTCCCTCCAGTCCTTCCCGCGTCGGAGTATCTGTATCCCCCGTTATTGGGCTCTCTCTGTGAAGGTGTGTTTAGGGTTGCTGCTGCATCGGCTTTCAGCTGCGGCTGTCTTCTGTCTCGGTTGGCTTTCTGGCTCCTGGGGTGCGTCTCACCCGCGCGTCATGAGGCGTTCGGGTTCTCGCGCGTTTGGTTCCTTTCTTTTTCAGACGCGCGCCCCGTGGCCCTGGTAGACCGCCTGACAGACGTGTATGCGTTCCTCTCGGAtggcgactgcggcgcgtgggGGACTGGCGGTATGCACACGAAGATCATCGCCAGCAAGCTGGCAACGAATGTGGGCGTTCACGTCGCGATTTCCAACGGCCAGCATCCAGAAAGAATTCTCGACATACTCGCgtacgcgcagcagcgagacgGCACCCCGCACCCCctggaggaggctgcgctgcctcgcctctccctcttcccGATGCGCGCGCCGATGCGACAGGAGAccggagacgcctgcgcccaGGCCCGGGCTGCTGAgtccgcggaggctgcggcctgcagacgagaagacgcagcggccaCCGGACGGCTAGAGGAAAAGAAGGGGAAAAAGAAGGGCGAATGGTCCCCGACCAAGAGAAAGGGACAAGGCGGAGAACAGGAAGGCAACGGCGCCTTCGTGGAGACCGCGGCCGGCGGGGGAATACCGGGAATGGAGACATGGCGACGCGACCCCGCCGCCGGTTGTGCGAAGGAAGGACAAGAAGAGGCacgagccgcgaaggccaTAGACAACGCGAGAGATTCTCATCTCCCTGCAGATGCTTCGCCGTCATTTTCAGCTTCGGTGGACGTCGGAGCGAGGCAGAGTTCCGCGTGGGATGttggcgaggccgcagacgaacGAAGAAGCCGAGCGATTTTCGAAAAAGCAGACAAAGAGGACATGGGGCCCGGtcaaggcggaggagacaaaACGAAGAAAGAAAGTGTGGGGAGTGGGCACGAACCAACCGACGACTGCACTCCAAAACTGCGCGCCACTGGAGGGCAGccctttccttctcttttgATCTGTGACAGTATTCAGCAGATGCCGTTTCTTGGTGAGACACCCGTGTCTGCTTGCGAGACGTCCCCTTCTCTGTTAGGTATCCTACTGTCACTcgttgcatgcacgcatCTGGTGTTGCCTACCTGCTTCGCTTTTTCCCACACTCCTCCGttctcgcggcgctctctgtctccttctttgCCCCTACCTTTACCTCACGGGTCGTACTTTCAGCTGTTCATAGCGGCTTACTCACGGAGTTCAAGCTCGCTGGCCGGGGGTCGCCATGTCCCACTCTCGCGGTAGAAAGCAGGCAACAGGTAGAAGAACGCGTCTGTAAAAAAGGGTTTGGGCCTTGAAGCACGTGGAGTCGGTTGTGGGTGCTGGCGACCGGTATCATTGTCCTTGGCCTGCTTGGCTGTccttgcgctctcgtgcTTGCGTGTACAAACACTTTTGTTTTCGTATGCTGAATTTGCATACGCACACGCGCCTATTACTGCAGATTGCATgtgcgtgcgcg
This DNA window, taken from Besnoitia besnoiti strain Bb-Ger1 chromosome III, whole genome shotgun sequence, encodes the following:
- a CDS encoding glutamate 5-kinase domain-containing protein (encoded by transcript BESB_048320), encoding MMADDLASSAPNDRRYSLCADRDCGRESFSTSPRRRHAKAQGSHCEGAEGKRRCEEQKEEGSPSLCPAPATAAKSGCLVVVKIGTSTLLTVAKGRMCMNLSNLGRFVDTICELRARGHTVIIVSSGAVGAGCVTLRLRERPEHLNMKQALAAVGQCRLMRLYEDLFSIREEKVAQMLVSRHDLLQQKSYQNFRSALKALLALDAIPIINENDTLATEQLRFGDNDTLSAHIAVAVDAHWLFILTDVDCLFDRNPHKHADARPVALVDRLTDVYAFLSDGDCGAWGTGGMHTKIIASKLATNVGVHVAISNGQHPERILDILAYAQQRDGTPHPLEEAALPRLSLFPMRAPMRQETGDACAQARAAESAEAAACRREDAAATGRLEEKKGKKKGEWSPTKRKGQGGEQEGNGAFVETAAGGGIPGMETWRRDPAAGCAKEGQEEARAAKAIDNARDSHLPADASPSFSASVDVGARQSSAWDVGEAADERRSRAIFEKADKEDMGPGQGGGDKTKKESVGSGHEPTDDCTPKLRATGGQPFPSLLICDSIQQMPFLGTIFIAKDRRSHKKGDTRGWILSLPVRGKIFIDPGAVAALVQQKKSLFAAGVRHVAGNFAANECVAVYVTSFSRGGSKRLAGQFPGAKSYPTLADAAAQSGSCKREASALGRKTSKGGQSRVDLTSLDKVQQTASVEDEPGWVDSGAPDTLESPPRSNVSASAANGPSARSAISNGLVPPALASSDATRDGETAAERAVETSDSLYASTGLGFSAPSCPMECLEIARCISNVSSAELKTIKGRKSSEFRDLLGYAVDEEVAHRQHIVFTFMNGHEALKNFCLCKNPSQEREEATEPV